The following proteins come from a genomic window of Bartonella apihabitans:
- a CDS encoding iron-containing alcohol dehydrogenase, whose amino-acid sequence MGLINYVTRVQLGFGILETLQSELTLAGIKKPILVTDKGVRQLGMIDTVLQHLDNKDIAIFDETPGNPTEFAVRAAVALFKKVGADGIIALGGGSPIDLAKAVAISAAHDGPLKSFAAIEGGAANITSRTYPTIAIPTTAGTGSEVGRGAIIILEDGRKVGLLSPYLVPRAAICDPTLTLSLPAKLTAATGMDAISHCIETYLAPSFNPPADGIALEGLRRAWKNIQLATDVPDNKDARLNMMIASTMGAMAFQKGLGCIHSLSHSLGGLNPTLHHGTLNAIFLPAVLEFNATSETAISEGKYQRLAEILGAKSSADVMQVVVQKTKQLRLPTKLSELGVKKDLFPAIIEGALKDHSHATNPRVATAEDYRIMLDKSF is encoded by the coding sequence ATGGGATTAATCAATTATGTAACGCGTGTTCAGCTTGGCTTTGGGATATTGGAAACGCTCCAAAGTGAACTTACACTTGCCGGTATAAAAAAACCAATTTTGGTGACAGATAAAGGAGTTCGCCAGCTTGGTATGATTGATACTGTTTTACAGCATCTTGATAATAAAGATATTGCTATTTTCGATGAGACGCCGGGAAATCCAACCGAGTTTGCTGTTCGTGCAGCTGTTGCTCTGTTTAAAAAAGTCGGTGCAGACGGGATTATTGCCTTAGGAGGTGGATCGCCCATTGATCTTGCGAAAGCGGTCGCTATTTCAGCTGCGCATGATGGCCCACTCAAGTCATTTGCCGCTATTGAAGGTGGTGCTGCAAATATTACAAGCAGAACATATCCGACGATTGCTATTCCAACGACTGCCGGGACGGGAAGTGAAGTAGGACGCGGTGCTATTATTATTCTTGAAGATGGTAGAAAAGTTGGCCTTTTATCTCCGTATTTGGTGCCTCGTGCAGCTATTTGTGACCCTACCCTTACTCTAAGTTTGCCTGCTAAGCTAACAGCCGCAACAGGCATGGACGCTATCTCGCATTGTATTGAAACTTATCTAGCACCTTCTTTTAATCCGCCAGCTGACGGTATTGCATTAGAAGGGTTGCGTCGTGCATGGAAGAATATTCAACTTGCAACTGATGTTCCAGATAACAAAGATGCACGTTTAAATATGATGATTGCTTCCACGATGGGTGCTATGGCTTTTCAGAAGGGATTGGGGTGCATTCATAGCCTCAGTCATTCGCTAGGAGGTTTGAATCCAACCTTACACCATGGCACTTTAAATGCTATTTTTTTGCCCGCTGTGCTTGAATTTAATGCGACAAGTGAAACCGCAATCAGTGAGGGGAAATATCAACGCTTAGCAGAAATTTTAGGTGCAAAATCATCTGCTGACGTTATGCAGGTTGTTGTTCAGAAAACAAAGCAATTGCGTCTTCCAACAAAATTATCTGAGTTGGGTGTTAAAAAGGATTTATTTCCTGCTATTATTGAAGGAGCGCTTAAAGACCATAGTCATGCAACTAATCCTCGCGTCGCTACAGCCGAAGATTATCGTATTATGCTTGATAAATCATTTTGA
- a CDS encoding aldehyde dehydrogenase family protein, with amino-acid sequence MQQSVVECDLPAGTLVLLHTVERSIGQALIADPYIRAVVFTGSRSRGLAIMAVAAKRKQPIPVYAEMSSINPVLLLPVALKENASAIATSFITSLTLGAGQFCTNPGLILAIAIEGLEVFLKTAVDAVRKQEPQTM; translated from the coding sequence ATACAACAATCTGTCGTCGAATGTGATTTACCTGCCGGTACTTTAGTTCTTTTGCATACTGTTGAGCGGAGCATCGGACAGGCTTTGATAGCCGATCCTTATATTCGTGCTGTCGTATTTACGGGGTCGCGTAGCCGTGGTCTTGCTATTATGGCCGTCGCGGCTAAGCGCAAACAGCCAATTCCTGTTTATGCTGAAATGAGTAGTATTAACCCTGTCCTATTACTACCTGTAGCATTGAAGGAAAATGCCTCAGCAATTGCTACGAGTTTTATCACTTCTTTAACTCTAGGCGCAGGTCAATTTTGTACTAACCCGGGCCTTATATTGGCTATAGCGATTGAAGGTCTTGAGGTTTTCTTAAAAACGGCAGTTGATGCTGTTCGTAAACAGGAGCCACAAACAATGTGA